The Mycobacterium paragordonae genome includes a region encoding these proteins:
- the thiS gene encoding sulfur carrier protein ThiS, which produces MIVVVNEQRLEVDERTTVGALLASLGFPDRGVAVAMGDAVLPRSDWATRLFDGARLEVVTAVQGG; this is translated from the coding sequence ATGATCGTGGTGGTCAACGAGCAACGGCTCGAGGTCGACGAACGCACCACGGTGGGCGCGCTGCTGGCCTCGCTGGGCTTCCCCGACCGCGGCGTGGCGGTCGCGATGGGCGACGCGGTGCTGCCCCGGTCCGATTGGGCCACCAGGCTTTTCGACGGTGCGCGACTCGAGGTGGTGACGGCGGTGCAAGGTGGCTGA
- a CDS encoding NUDIX hydrolase: protein MQGDGDGWVISERGAHYWGRYGAAGLLLRAPRPDGTPAVLLQHRAVWSHQGGTWGLPGGARDSHETPEETAVREAQEEAGLVAEWLTVRAAVVTAEVPGMGGTLWSYTTVVADAGELLQTVPNRESAELRWVGEDEVAGLPLHPGFAASWDRLRSVLATLPPAR, encoded by the coding sequence GTGCAGGGCGACGGTGACGGGTGGGTGATCTCCGAGCGCGGCGCCCATTACTGGGGGAGGTACGGCGCGGCCGGCCTGTTGCTGCGTGCTCCGCGACCGGACGGGACCCCCGCGGTCCTGTTGCAGCACCGGGCGGTGTGGAGCCATCAGGGTGGTACCTGGGGCCTGCCGGGTGGCGCCCGCGACAGTCACGAGACTCCGGAGGAGACCGCGGTGCGCGAGGCCCAGGAGGAGGCGGGTCTGGTCGCCGAGTGGCTGACGGTGCGGGCGGCGGTGGTGACGGCGGAAGTCCCGGGCATGGGCGGGACGCTGTGGAGCTACACGACCGTGGTCGCCGACGCCGGTGAGCTGCTGCAGACCGTGCCCAACCGGGAGAGCGCCGAGTTGCGCTGGGTCGGCGAGGACGAGGTGGCCGGGCTGCCGCTGCATCCGGGCTTCGCCGCCAGCTGGGACCGACTTCGCAGTGTGCTGGCAACTCTGCCTCCGGCGCGCTGA
- the thiO gene encoding glycine oxidase ThiO — protein sequence MSGSVAVIGGGVIGLSVARRAAQAGLAVTVHRTQERGASWVAGGMLAPHSEGWPGEERLLRLGLESLRLWHEGFLDGLDPAVVTARESLVVAVDRADVADLRTVADWLSRQGHPVVWESSARDVEPLLAQGIRHGFRAPTELAVDNRGVVDALARDCERLGVRWAAPVAERSAADGDTVVIANGIDAPTLWPGLPVRPVKGEVLRLRWRKGCMPLLRRVVRARVHGRQVYLVPRADGVVVGATQYEHGRDTAPVVSGIRDLLEDACAVMPALGEYEFAECAAGLRPMTPDNLPIVRRLDERTVVAAGHGRSGFLLAPWTAERVVCELVPVGVQ from the coding sequence ATGTCAGGTTCGGTCGCCGTGATCGGCGGCGGCGTCATCGGGCTGTCGGTGGCGCGCCGCGCGGCGCAGGCCGGGTTGGCGGTGACGGTGCACCGCACTCAGGAACGCGGCGCCTCCTGGGTCGCCGGCGGCATGCTCGCCCCGCACAGCGAAGGCTGGCCTGGTGAGGAACGACTGCTGCGGCTGGGTCTGGAGTCGCTGCGGTTGTGGCACGAGGGGTTCCTGGACGGACTGGATCCGGCGGTGGTCACCGCGCGCGAGTCCCTGGTGGTCGCCGTCGACCGGGCCGATGTCGCCGACCTGCGCACCGTCGCGGACTGGCTGTCCCGGCAGGGCCACCCGGTGGTCTGGGAGTCGAGTGCGCGCGACGTCGAACCGCTGCTGGCACAGGGCATTCGGCACGGTTTTCGGGCGCCCACCGAGTTGGCGGTGGACAACCGCGGCGTCGTGGACGCGCTGGCCCGGGACTGCGAGCGGCTCGGCGTGCGCTGGGCGGCGCCGGTGGCCGAGCGCAGCGCCGCCGACGGCGACACGGTGGTGATCGCCAACGGGATCGACGCGCCGACGTTGTGGCCCGGCCTGCCGGTGCGGCCGGTGAAGGGCGAGGTACTGCGGCTGCGCTGGCGCAAGGGCTGTATGCCGTTGCTGCGCAGGGTGGTTCGGGCCCGCGTGCACGGACGCCAGGTGTATCTGGTGCCGCGGGCGGACGGCGTGGTGGTGGGTGCGACCCAGTACGAACACGGCAGGGACACCGCGCCGGTGGTGTCGGGCATCCGTGACCTGCTCGAGGACGCCTGCGCGGTGATGCCGGCGCTCGGGGAGTACGAATTCGCCGAATGCGCGGCTGGCCTGCGCCCGATGACGCCCGATAACCTGCCCATTGTGCGACGACTCGACGAGCGGACCGTGGTGGCCGCCGGCCACGGCCGGTCGGGTTTTCTGCTGGCGCCGTGGACCGCCGAAAGGGTTGTCTGCGAACTCGTTCCGGTGGGAGTCCAGTGA
- the glnX gene encoding protein kinase G-activating protein GlnX, with translation MTVELAHPSTEPMGSRSPAEPAHPRWWFISTTPGRILTIGIVLAALGVSSAFATSTTINHRQQVLTTVLDHTEPLSFAAGRLYTTLSVADAAAATAFIAQTEPRAVRLRYEQAITDAAVAVTRASSGLTDEPLVQLLGRINAELAVYTGLVEIARTNNRAGNPVGSSYLSEASGLMQSRILPDAQQLYQATSARVDSETTASTQIPAPVILVVTTTVAFGAFAHRWLARRTRRRVNPGLVVGGLGILIMVVWVGTALTISTTASRSAKDTAAESLRTVTNLAITAQQARADETLSLIRRGDEEVRKQAFYQRIDAMHHQLDAYMTRRDAVDKPDLQGADQLLVRWQQANDRINAYISVGNYRAATQVALGKGEDDSTPAFDKLDEALTKAMAQSRNHLRNDVLNAKRGLAGAQVGAVVLSLGAAIAVALGLWPRLKEYR, from the coding sequence GTGACGGTTGAGCTGGCGCACCCGTCGACCGAGCCGATGGGGTCGCGCTCGCCCGCAGAACCGGCTCATCCCCGCTGGTGGTTCATCTCGACCACGCCGGGGCGCATCCTGACCATCGGTATCGTGCTGGCGGCCCTGGGTGTGTCGAGTGCGTTCGCCACCTCGACCACCATCAACCACCGCCAGCAGGTGCTGACCACCGTCCTCGACCACACCGAGCCGCTGTCGTTCGCCGCCGGACGGCTCTACACCACGCTGTCGGTGGCCGACGCCGCCGCCGCGACCGCGTTCATCGCCCAGACCGAGCCGCGCGCCGTCCGGCTGCGCTACGAGCAGGCCATCACCGACGCCGCGGTGGCAGTGACCCGGGCATCCAGCGGGCTGACGGACGAACCCCTGGTACAGCTGCTGGGCAGGATCAACGCCGAACTGGCGGTCTATACCGGGCTGGTCGAGATCGCCCGCACCAACAACCGGGCGGGCAACCCGGTCGGCTCGTCGTACCTGTCCGAGGCCTCCGGACTGATGCAGTCGCGGATCCTGCCGGATGCCCAGCAGCTGTACCAGGCGACATCGGCGCGGGTGGACAGCGAGACCACGGCCTCCACGCAGATCCCGGCTCCGGTGATCCTGGTCGTGACCACCACCGTCGCATTCGGTGCGTTCGCCCACCGCTGGCTGGCCCGGCGCACGCGGCGACGGGTCAATCCGGGTCTGGTGGTCGGCGGGCTCGGTATTCTCATCATGGTGGTCTGGGTGGGCACGGCTCTGACAATCTCGACGACGGCCAGCCGCAGCGCCAAGGACACCGCGGCCGAGTCGTTGCGGACCGTCACCAACCTGGCCATCACCGCCCAGCAGGCCCGCGCCGACGAGACCTTGTCGCTGATCCGGCGTGGCGACGAAGAGGTCCGCAAGCAGGCCTTCTACCAGCGCATCGACGCCATGCACCACCAACTCGACGCGTACATGACGCGCCGCGACGCCGTCGACAAGCCCGACCTGCAGGGCGCGGACCAGCTGCTGGTGCGCTGGCAGCAGGCCAACGACCGGATCAACGCCTACATCTCGGTCGGAAACTACCGGGCCGCCACCCAGGTCGCGCTCGGCAAAGGCGAAGACGACTCCACCCCCGCCTTCGACAAGCTCGATGAGGCCCTGACCAAGGCGATGGCGCAGAGCCGCAACCACCTGCGCAACGACGTCCTGAACGCCAAGCGCGGCCTGGCCGGGGCGCAGGTCGGCGCGGTGGTGCTCAGCCTGGGTGCGGCCATCGCCGTCGCGCTGGGCCTGTGGCCCCGGCTGAAGGAGTACCGGTGA
- the thiE gene encoding thiamine phosphate synthase, protein MQDPRTRLSESRLYLCTDARRERGDLAEFADAALAGGVDIIQLRDKGSPGERQFGPLEALDELAACEILADAARRHGALFAVNDRADVARAAGADVLHLGQRDLPLDIARDIVGPGTLIGRSSHDAGEAAAAAASAVDYFCVGPCWPTPTKPGRPAPGLDLVRTAATLDTEMPWFAIGGIDLQRLPDVLAAGARRVVVVRAITAAADPRAAAEQLKRALTTPRV, encoded by the coding sequence GTGCAGGACCCCCGTACCCGGCTGAGCGAATCCCGTCTGTACCTGTGCACCGACGCGCGCCGCGAGCGCGGCGACCTGGCCGAGTTCGCCGACGCCGCGCTGGCCGGCGGGGTCGACATCATCCAGCTGCGCGACAAGGGTTCCCCCGGTGAGCGGCAGTTCGGCCCGCTGGAGGCGCTCGACGAGCTGGCGGCCTGCGAGATCCTGGCCGATGCGGCCCGCCGGCACGGTGCGCTGTTCGCGGTCAACGACCGCGCCGACGTCGCCCGCGCGGCCGGAGCCGACGTGCTGCACCTCGGCCAGCGCGACCTGCCCCTGGACATCGCCCGAGACATCGTCGGACCCGGCACCCTGATCGGCCGGTCCAGCCACGACGCCGGCGAGGCAGCGGCGGCGGCCGCTTCCGCTGTCGACTATTTCTGCGTGGGGCCGTGTTGGCCCACGCCCACCAAACCGGGCCGTCCGGCACCGGGTCTGGACCTGGTCCGCACCGCCGCCACCCTGGACACCGAGATGCCCTGGTTCGCCATCGGCGGTATCGACCTGCAACGGCTGCCTGACGTGCTTGCGGCCGGCGCTCGCCGCGTCGTCGTGGTGCGGGCCATCACCGCCGCCGCCGATCCGCGGGCAGCGGCCGAACAGCTGAAGAGGGCACTGACCACCCCCCGAGTGTGA
- a CDS encoding serine/threonine-protein kinase PknG, with amino-acid sequence MGKPTHEEQEDQVDGDPGTQAAAQPEEAQTGATATTGRPQATQALFRPDFDDDDDDDFQISLGSLDTQPQDRMSVATRALPPVRQLGGGLVEIPRTPDIDPLKALMKNPVVPESKRFCWNCGRPVGRTALSKSTDKGTEGSKEGWCPYCGSPYSFLPQLNPGDTIAGQYEVKGCIAHGGLGWVYLALDHNVNDRPVVLKGLVHSGDAEAQAIAMAERQFLAEVVHPSIVQIFNFVEHSDKHGDPVGYIVMEYIGGQSLKRGRGENLPVAEAIAYILEILPALSYLHSIGLVYNDLKPENIMLTEEQLKLIDLGAVSRINSFGYLYGTPGYQAPEIVRTGPTIATDIYTVGRTLAALTMSLRTRNGRYVDGLPDDDPVLAQYESFARLLRRAIDPDPRRRFTSAEEMSGQLMGVLREVVAQDTGVPRPGLSTIFSPSRSTFGVDLLVAHTDVYLDGQVHSEKLTAKEIVTALSVPLVDPTDVAAPVLQATVLSQPVQTLDSLRAARHGSLDAEGLDLSESVELPLMEVRALLDLGDVSKASRKLEDLAERVGWQWRLVWYRGVAGLLTGDYESAIKHFTEVLDTFPGELAPKLALAATYELAGEPDEHKYYQTVWGTNDGVISAAFGLARARSALGDRRGAVQTLDEVPPTSRHFTTARLTSAVTLLSGRSQSEITEEQIRDAARRVEALPPTEPRVLQIRALVLGGAMDWLQDNGANNQASTNHILGFPFTDHGLRLGVEASLRSLARVAPTQRHRYTLVDMANQVRPTSTF; translated from the coding sequence ATGGGCAAGCCGACGCACGAGGAGCAGGAAGACCAGGTCGACGGGGACCCCGGCACCCAGGCGGCGGCCCAGCCGGAGGAAGCCCAGACGGGTGCGACCGCGACGACCGGCCGGCCGCAGGCCACCCAGGCCCTGTTCCGGCCGGATTTCGACGACGACGATGACGACGACTTCCAGATCTCGCTGGGCAGCCTCGACACCCAGCCGCAGGACCGGATGTCGGTCGCGACCCGGGCGCTGCCGCCGGTCCGTCAGCTCGGCGGCGGCCTGGTGGAGATCCCGCGCACCCCCGACATCGATCCGCTCAAGGCGTTGATGAAGAACCCGGTGGTCCCGGAATCGAAGCGGTTCTGCTGGAACTGCGGACGGCCGGTCGGACGGACGGCCCTGAGCAAGAGCACGGACAAGGGCACCGAAGGATCCAAGGAGGGCTGGTGCCCCTATTGCGGCAGCCCCTATTCTTTTCTGCCGCAACTGAATCCGGGCGACACCATCGCAGGCCAGTACGAGGTCAAGGGTTGCATCGCGCACGGCGGCCTGGGCTGGGTCTACCTGGCGCTGGACCACAACGTCAACGACCGCCCGGTGGTGCTCAAGGGCCTGGTGCATTCCGGTGATGCCGAAGCCCAGGCGATCGCGATGGCCGAACGCCAGTTCCTGGCCGAAGTGGTGCACCCGTCGATCGTGCAGATCTTCAACTTCGTCGAACACAGCGACAAGCACGGCGATCCGGTCGGCTACATCGTCATGGAGTACATCGGCGGGCAGTCGCTCAAGCGGGGCCGCGGCGAGAACCTGCCGGTCGCCGAGGCCATCGCCTACATCCTGGAAATCCTTCCCGCACTGAGCTATCTGCACTCCATCGGCCTGGTCTACAACGACCTCAAGCCGGAGAACATCATGCTCACCGAGGAGCAGCTCAAGCTGATCGACCTCGGTGCGGTGTCGCGGATCAACTCCTTCGGATACCTCTACGGAACCCCCGGCTACCAGGCCCCTGAGATCGTGCGCACCGGGCCGACCATCGCCACCGACATCTACACCGTGGGCCGCACCCTGGCGGCGCTGACCATGAGCCTGCGCACCCGCAACGGCCGCTACGTCGACGGCCTGCCCGACGATGACCCGGTGCTGGCCCAGTACGAGTCGTTCGCGCGCCTGTTGCGCCGCGCCATCGACCCCGACCCGCGGCGACGCTTCACCAGCGCCGAGGAGATGTCCGGGCAGTTAATGGGCGTGCTGCGCGAGGTGGTGGCCCAGGACACCGGGGTGCCGCGCCCCGGGTTGTCGACGATCTTCAGCCCCAGCCGGTCGACGTTCGGGGTGGACCTGTTGGTCGCGCACACCGACGTGTACTTGGACGGTCAGGTGCATTCGGAGAAGCTGACGGCCAAGGAGATCGTCACCGCGCTGTCGGTGCCGCTGGTGGACCCCACGGATGTCGCCGCTCCGGTGCTGCAGGCGACGGTGCTCTCGCAGCCGGTGCAGACGCTGGACTCGTTGCGCGCGGCGCGGCACGGCTCGCTGGACGCCGAGGGGCTGGACCTCAGCGAGTCGGTGGAGTTGCCGCTCATGGAGGTGCGGGCCCTGCTGGATCTGGGGGACGTCAGCAAGGCTTCCCGCAAACTCGAGGATCTCGCCGAACGGGTCGGCTGGCAGTGGCGGCTGGTCTGGTACCGCGGGGTGGCCGGGCTGCTCACCGGCGACTACGAGTCGGCGATCAAGCATTTCACCGAGGTGCTCGACACCTTCCCCGGCGAGCTGGCGCCCAAGCTCGCACTGGCCGCCACCTACGAACTGGCCGGCGAGCCGGACGAGCACAAGTACTACCAGACGGTGTGGGGTACCAACGACGGCGTGATCTCGGCCGCGTTCGGATTGGCCAGGGCACGTTCGGCTTTGGGCGATCGTCGGGGCGCGGTGCAGACATTGGACGAAGTACCCCCCACCTCAAGGCATTTCACCACCGCGCGACTGACCAGCGCGGTGACCCTGCTGTCCGGAAGGTCGCAGAGCGAGATCACCGAGGAGCAGATCCGCGACGCCGCCCGGCGGGTGGAAGCCCTGCCGCCCACCGAACCCCGGGTGTTGCAAATCCGCGCGCTGGTGCTCGGCGGCGCGATGGACTGGCTGCAGGACAACGGAGCGAACAATCAAGCCAGCACCAACCACATCCTGGGGTTCCCGTTCACCGACCACGGGCTGCGGCTGGGCGTGGAGGCGTCGCTGCGCAGTCTCGCGCGGGTGGCCCCCACGCAGCGACACCGGTACACCCTGGTCGACATGGCCAACCAGGTGCGGCCAACCAGCACATTCTGA
- a CDS encoding glutamate ABC transporter substrate-binding protein, which yields MIARRIAALLAASILLAGCGHPETLKVEVTPTLPLPTPVGMQELPMEAALPPDNTSQDCNPTASLRPFPNKADADAAVANIRTRGRLIVGLDIGSNLFSFRDPITGEITGFDVDIAGEVARDIFGGPSHVEYRILSADERITALQRSQVDVVVKTMTITCERRKLVNFSTVYLDANQRILAPRDSPIAKVSDLSGKRVCVARGTTSLRRIREITPPAVIVSVVNWADCLVAMQQRQIDAVSTDDSILAGLVEEDPYLHIVGPNMATQPYGIGINLDNTGLVRFVNGTLERIRTDGTWNTLYRKWLTVLGPAPLPPQPRYVD from the coding sequence GTGATCGCGCGGCGGATCGCGGCGCTGCTAGCCGCCTCGATCCTGCTGGCCGGCTGCGGACATCCCGAGACACTGAAGGTGGAGGTGACGCCGACGCTGCCGCTGCCGACGCCCGTCGGCATGCAGGAACTGCCGATGGAAGCCGCGCTGCCGCCGGACAACACCAGCCAGGACTGCAATCCGACCGCCAGCCTGCGCCCGTTCCCCAATAAGGCCGACGCCGACGCCGCGGTGGCCAACATCCGCACCCGGGGCCGGCTGATCGTCGGCCTGGACATCGGCAGCAACCTGTTCAGCTTCCGCGACCCGATCACCGGCGAGATCACCGGCTTCGACGTCGATATCGCCGGCGAGGTGGCGCGCGACATCTTCGGCGGACCCTCGCACGTCGAGTACCGCATCCTGTCGGCCGATGAACGCATCACCGCGCTGCAGCGCTCGCAGGTCGACGTGGTCGTCAAGACCATGACGATCACCTGCGAGCGACGCAAGCTGGTCAACTTCTCCACCGTGTACCTGGATGCGAACCAGCGCATCCTGGCCCCGCGGGACTCGCCGATCGCCAAGGTGTCCGATCTGTCCGGCAAGCGGGTCTGCGTGGCCCGGGGCACCACCTCGTTGCGCCGCATCCGCGAGATCACGCCGCCGGCGGTGATCGTGTCGGTGGTGAACTGGGCCGACTGCCTGGTGGCGATGCAGCAGCGCCAGATCGACGCCGTCAGCACCGACGACTCGATCCTGGCCGGGCTGGTGGAGGAGGACCCCTACCTGCACATCGTCGGCCCGAACATGGCCACCCAGCCCTACGGCATCGGCATCAACCTGGACAACACCGGACTGGTCCGCTTCGTCAACGGCACCCTGGAGCGGATTCGCACCGACGGCACCTGGAACACGCTGTACCGCAAGTGGTTGACGGTGCTGGGTCCGGCTCCACTGCCACCGCAGCCGAGGTACGTGGACTGA